The following are encoded in a window of Variovorax paradoxus genomic DNA:
- a CDS encoding ribbon-helix-helix domain-containing protein — MCEVFISADPQSYDARTRSVRLHGVVTSIRLENLFWQVLEEIAQRDGMAVVQLIERLYDELVAARGEVGNFASFLRVCALRYEAMVAQGRIPADTSVAIRSLDANAVLHELPQGWGRPSPAQPSSETHVRTLHAVVRRHA; from the coding sequence ATGTGCGAAGTCTTCATCAGCGCCGATCCGCAAAGCTACGACGCGCGCACGCGCTCGGTGCGGCTGCACGGCGTGGTCACCAGCATCCGGCTCGAGAACCTGTTCTGGCAGGTGCTCGAAGAGATCGCGCAGCGCGACGGCATGGCCGTGGTGCAGCTCATCGAGCGGCTGTACGACGAGCTGGTGGCGGCGCGCGGCGAGGTCGGCAACTTCGCGTCGTTCCTGCGCGTGTGCGCGTTGCGCTACGAGGCGATGGTGGCGCAGGGACGGATTCCGGCCGACACGTCGGTCGCGATCCGCTCGCTCGATGCGAACGCCGTGCTGCATGAACTGCCGCAGGGGTGGGGACGGCCGTCGCCTGCGCAGCCGTCGAGCGAGACGCACGTGCGCACGCTCCACGCTGTCGTGCGGCGACATGCGTAG
- the pcaF gene encoding 3-oxoadipyl-CoA thiolase: MTNQAFICDAVRTPFGRYGGSLSSVRTDDLGAVPLRALIERNKNVDWQAVSDVLYGCANQAGEDNRNVARMSALLAGLPIEVGGGTINRLCGSGLDALGTAARAIRAGEAGLMIAGGVESMSRAPFVMPKAESAFSRNNAVYDTTIGWRFVNKLMKAQYGVDSMPETAENVATDYKIEREAQDLMALNSQLRAVASQKSGFFDAEIVPVSVPQKKGDALIVNKDEHPRDTTLEALAKLKPIVRPDGTVTAGNASGVNDGACALLLADEASAARHGLTPRARVVGMATAGVAPRIMGIGPAPATQKVLALTGLTLDQIDVIELNEAFAAQGLAVLRLLGLKDDDARVNINGGAIALGHPLGASGARLATTAVNQLHKGGGRYALCTMCIGVGQGIAVILERV; the protein is encoded by the coding sequence ATGACCAATCAAGCCTTCATCTGCGACGCCGTGCGCACTCCCTTCGGCCGCTACGGCGGTTCGCTCAGCAGCGTGCGCACCGACGACCTCGGCGCCGTGCCGCTGCGCGCACTGATCGAGCGCAACAAGAACGTCGACTGGCAGGCCGTGAGCGACGTGCTTTACGGCTGCGCCAACCAGGCCGGCGAAGACAACCGCAACGTCGCTCGCATGTCGGCGCTGCTCGCGGGCCTGCCGATCGAAGTGGGCGGCGGCACCATCAACCGCCTGTGCGGTTCGGGCCTCGATGCACTGGGCACCGCCGCCCGCGCCATCCGCGCCGGTGAAGCCGGCCTGATGATTGCCGGCGGCGTCGAAAGCATGAGCCGCGCGCCCTTCGTCATGCCCAAGGCCGAGAGCGCCTTCAGCCGCAACAACGCGGTGTACGACACCACCATCGGCTGGCGCTTCGTCAACAAGCTCATGAAGGCGCAGTACGGCGTCGACTCGATGCCCGAGACGGCCGAGAACGTGGCCACCGACTACAAGATCGAGCGCGAGGCGCAAGACCTGATGGCGCTCAACTCGCAGCTGCGCGCCGTGGCCTCGCAGAAGTCCGGCTTCTTCGACGCCGAGATCGTGCCCGTGAGCGTGCCGCAGAAAAAGGGCGACGCCCTCATCGTCAACAAGGACGAGCATCCGCGTGACACCACGCTGGAGGCGCTGGCCAAGCTCAAGCCCATCGTGCGCCCCGACGGCACCGTCACCGCTGGCAACGCCAGCGGCGTGAACGACGGCGCCTGCGCGCTGCTGCTGGCCGACGAAGCCAGCGCCGCCAGGCACGGCCTCACGCCGCGCGCCCGCGTGGTCGGCATGGCCACGGCCGGCGTCGCGCCGCGCATCATGGGCATCGGCCCGGCGCCCGCCACGCAGAAGGTGCTGGCGCTCACCGGCCTCACGCTCGACCAGATCGACGTCATCGAACTCAACGAAGCCTTCGCCGCACAAGGCCTTGCCGTGCTGCGCCTGCTGGGCCTGAAGGACGACGACGCGCGCGTGAACATCAACGGCGGCGCCATCGCACTGGGCCACCCGCTCGGCGCCAGCGGCGCACGCCTGGCCACCACCGCGGTGAACCAGCTGCACAAGGGCGGCGGCCGCTACGCGCTGTGCACGATGTGCATCGGCGTGGGGCAGGGCATTGCCGTGATCCTGGAACGCGTCTGA
- a CDS encoding Bug family tripartite tricarboxylate transporter substrate binding protein, protein MGLARRDLLLGLLAAAGLPAHAQPSDGKPIRIVVPFAAGGGNDVFARQMAKGLGEVRKSGVIVDNKPGAGGNLGTEQVVRSTPDGSTLLLGHTGTVSINPALYKGLKFDARKDLLPVAMFASSALVLVAPAASKVRTVADLVNEAKSRPGLLDYASSGSGTGGHLTGELFAQRTGTKVNHIPYKGTNPALTDLAGGQVQMMFSVIPPALALVKGGRLRAIAVTGAKRLPSLPDVPTVAESGLRELAGFESTLTYGILAPRGTPDAFVKTLSAQMLQVAGSAEFQSRLDVEGAVPLLGGPADYAALIAKESALWAGIVKASGASVD, encoded by the coding sequence ATGGGCCTCGCCCGACGCGACCTGCTGTTGGGCCTGCTGGCGGCGGCGGGCCTGCCCGCGCATGCGCAGCCGAGCGATGGCAAGCCGATCCGCATCGTCGTGCCCTTCGCGGCCGGCGGCGGCAACGACGTGTTCGCACGCCAGATGGCCAAGGGCCTGGGCGAGGTGCGCAAGTCGGGCGTCATCGTCGACAACAAGCCCGGCGCGGGCGGCAACCTCGGCACCGAGCAGGTGGTGCGCAGCACGCCCGACGGCAGCACGCTGCTGCTGGGCCACACGGGCACCGTGTCGATCAACCCGGCGCTGTACAAGGGCCTGAAGTTCGACGCCCGCAAAGACCTGCTGCCCGTGGCCATGTTCGCGTCGTCCGCGCTCGTGCTCGTGGCGCCCGCGGCCTCGAAGGTGCGCACCGTGGCCGACCTCGTCAACGAGGCGAAGTCGCGCCCGGGCCTGCTCGACTACGCGTCGAGCGGCAGCGGCACCGGCGGCCACCTCACGGGTGAACTCTTCGCGCAGCGCACCGGCACGAAGGTCAATCACATCCCCTACAAGGGCACCAACCCCGCGCTCACCGACCTCGCAGGCGGGCAGGTGCAGATGATGTTCAGCGTCATCCCGCCCGCGCTCGCGCTGGTCAAGGGCGGGCGTCTGCGCGCCATTGCCGTCACGGGTGCCAAGCGCCTGCCGTCGCTGCCCGACGTGCCCACCGTGGCCGAGTCGGGCCTGCGCGAACTCGCGGGCTTCGAGAGCACGCTCACCTACGGCATCCTCGCGCCGCGCGGCACGCCCGATGCGTTCGTGAAGACGCTGTCGGCGCAGATGCTGCAGGTGGCGGGTAGTGCCGAGTTCCAGTCGCGGCTCGACGTGGAAGGCGCCGTGCCGCTGCTCGGCGGGCCGGCCGACTACGCCGCGCTCATCGCGAAGGAAAGCGCGCTGTGGGCCGGCATCGTCAAGGCCTCGGGCGCGTCGGTCGACTGA
- a CDS encoding 3-oxoacid CoA-transferase subunit A, producing the protein MINKIARSVADALAGIQDGATVLIGGFGTAGIPGELIDGLVEQGAKDLTVVNNNAGNGETGLAALLKAGRVRKIICSFPRQADSQVFDGLYRSGKLELELVPQGNLAERIRAAGAGIGAFFCPTGYGTQLAGNRETREIDGKQYVLEYPIHGDVALIKAERGDRWGNLVYRKAARNFGPVMAMASKKTIATVHDIAELGTLDPETIVTPGIFVHQVVRIERVATQAGGFKKAA; encoded by the coding sequence ATGATCAACAAGATCGCGCGCTCGGTCGCCGATGCCCTGGCAGGCATCCAAGACGGCGCCACGGTGCTCATCGGCGGTTTCGGCACCGCCGGCATTCCAGGCGAACTCATCGACGGCCTCGTCGAGCAGGGCGCCAAGGACCTCACGGTCGTCAACAACAACGCAGGCAACGGCGAGACCGGCCTTGCGGCGCTGCTCAAGGCCGGCCGCGTGCGCAAGATCATCTGCAGTTTTCCGCGCCAGGCCGACAGCCAGGTGTTCGACGGCCTGTACCGCAGCGGCAAGCTCGAACTCGAACTGGTGCCCCAGGGCAACCTCGCCGAGCGCATCCGCGCCGCGGGTGCCGGCATCGGCGCCTTCTTCTGCCCCACCGGCTACGGCACGCAGCTCGCAGGCAACCGCGAGACCCGCGAGATCGACGGCAAGCAGTACGTGCTCGAGTACCCCATCCACGGCGACGTGGCGCTCATCAAGGCCGAGCGCGGCGACCGCTGGGGCAACCTGGTCTACCGCAAGGCCGCGCGCAACTTCGGCCCGGTGATGGCCATGGCGTCGAAGAAGACCATCGCCACCGTGCACGACATCGCCGAGCTCGGCACCCTGGACCCCGAGACCATCGTGACCCCGGGCATCTTCGTGCACCAGGTGGTGCGCATCGAACGCGTGGCGACCCAAGCCGGCGGCTTCAAGAAGGCAGCATGA
- a CDS encoding autotransporter outer membrane beta-barrel domain-containing protein, producing the protein MGGVGVTGASLAIVNGGTIAGGLGGDGVTRAAAVAFTGGANSLTLNTGSSMTGAMSIGAGATASVVAGAAGLSVNNALLLGGTGTIDTNGNDLAWTGAISGASDLVKIGAGVLTLSGADTHAGATNVAAGTLRAGAANVLSSVSPFTVATGATLDLAGNNQTLASMANSGTVSLVGAVPGTTLTVNGPWVGNGGTLRLGTALGTSASASDRLILSGATAVASGTTNVQITNLGGLGALTTGNGIEVISAINGATTTAQTTKSAFLLAGTHVDAGAYEYRLHAADATGAGENWYLRSTTAPVPPVPPGTPPAGGGGTGTGGTGGVPVLLVPTYRAEVPLYAALPEQLRQSSLAMLGNLHQRMGDNLVTGANTATPAQGYRQAWGRIISTERTIAQGGTVSPTSKGRLTGFQAGTDLWANPNWRTGVYVGQLDGDMRVNGFASGLANLGVGTNNQKSEYLGAYATWKHASGVYVDGVLQAGRHRYTASPAMGFSRGGKGNSLLASIEVGKPIPIAPNWTVEPQVQLVHQRVSLGDTGISGALVQQKSDNGWRARAGVRVKGEFVTSAGLLQPYARVNFYRSSSGTDVTRFVGPAGVTDIATRTGGSSTELAAGATLQVAENTSVYVELGKLWAGSGGDARVKSGVNASVGVKMRW; encoded by the coding sequence GTGGGCGGCGTCGGGGTAACGGGCGCGAGCCTTGCCATCGTCAACGGCGGAACCATCGCGGGCGGCCTGGGCGGCGACGGCGTCACGCGCGCCGCGGCGGTCGCCTTCACGGGCGGCGCCAACAGCCTCACGCTGAACACCGGCTCGTCGATGACGGGCGCGATGTCGATCGGCGCGGGCGCGACCGCCAGCGTCGTCGCGGGCGCCGCTGGCCTCAGCGTCAACAACGCCCTGCTGCTGGGCGGCACGGGCACCATCGACACCAACGGGAACGATTTGGCGTGGACCGGTGCGATCTCTGGTGCCAGCGATCTCGTGAAGATCGGCGCGGGCGTGCTCACGCTGAGCGGTGCCGACACCCATGCGGGCGCGACCAACGTGGCGGCGGGCACTTTGCGCGCGGGCGCGGCCAACGTGCTCAGCAGCGTGAGCCCCTTCACCGTGGCCACCGGCGCGACGCTCGACCTGGCCGGCAACAACCAGACCCTCGCGTCGATGGCGAACAGCGGCACGGTGTCGCTGGTGGGCGCGGTGCCCGGCACCACGCTCACCGTCAACGGCCCGTGGGTGGGCAACGGCGGCACGCTGCGACTGGGTACCGCGCTGGGCACCAGCGCGAGCGCGAGCGACCGGCTGATCCTGAGCGGCGCCACCGCCGTCGCCAGCGGTACGACGAATGTGCAGATCACCAACCTGGGCGGCCTGGGCGCGCTCACCACCGGCAACGGCATCGAGGTGATCAGCGCGATCAACGGCGCGACCACCACCGCGCAGACGACCAAGAGCGCGTTCCTGCTGGCCGGCACGCACGTCGATGCGGGTGCCTACGAGTACCGGCTGCATGCGGCCGACGCCACCGGCGCGGGCGAGAACTGGTACCTGCGCTCGACCACCGCGCCCGTCCCGCCCGTGCCGCCCGGCACGCCGCCTGCCGGCGGTGGCGGCACAGGCACTGGCGGCACCGGCGGCGTGCCCGTGCTCCTCGTGCCCACCTACCGCGCCGAAGTGCCGCTCTACGCGGCGCTGCCCGAGCAGCTGCGCCAGTCCAGCCTCGCGATGCTCGGCAACCTGCACCAGCGCATGGGCGACAACCTGGTCACGGGCGCGAACACGGCCACGCCCGCGCAGGGCTACCGCCAGGCCTGGGGCCGCATCATCAGCACAGAGCGCACCATCGCGCAGGGCGGCACCGTGAGCCCCACGAGCAAGGGGCGCCTCACGGGCTTCCAGGCCGGCACCGACCTGTGGGCCAACCCAAACTGGCGCACGGGCGTGTACGTCGGCCAGCTCGACGGCGACATGCGCGTGAACGGTTTTGCCAGCGGCCTCGCAAACCTCGGCGTGGGCACCAACAACCAGAAGAGCGAATACCTGGGCGCCTATGCCACCTGGAAGCACGCCAGCGGCGTGTACGTCGATGGCGTGCTGCAGGCCGGCCGCCACCGCTACACGGCCTCGCCCGCAATGGGCTTCTCCCGGGGCGGCAAGGGCAACAGCCTGCTGGCGTCCATCGAGGTGGGGAAGCCGATTCCCATTGCGCCCAACTGGACCGTCGAGCCGCAGGTGCAGCTGGTGCACCAGCGGGTGAGCCTGGGTGACACGGGCATCTCCGGCGCCCTCGTGCAGCAGAAGAGCGACAACGGCTGGCGGGCACGCGCCGGCGTGCGCGTGAAGGGCGAGTTCGTCACCAGCGCCGGGCTGCTGCAGCCTTATGCGCGGGTCAACTTCTACCGCAGCAGCAGCGGCACCGACGTCACCCGCTTTGTCGGCCCGGCCGGTGTCACGGACATCGCGACGCGCACCGGCGGCAGCAGCACCGAGCTGGCGGCAGGGGCCACGCTGCAGGTGGCCGAGAACACGAGCGTGTATGTGGAGCTGGGCAAGCTGTGGGCGGGCTCCGGCGGCGACGCGCGCGTCAAGAGCGGGGTCAATGCGAGCGTCGGCGTGAAGATGCGCTGGTGA
- a CDS encoding 3-oxoacid CoA-transferase subunit B, whose protein sequence is MTMAYTRRTKDQLAARVAQDIFDGAVVNLGIGQPTLVANHLPKGREVILQSENGILGMGPAPEAGEEDYDLINAGKQPVTLLPGGSFFHHADSFAMMRGGHLDICVLGAFQVSATGDLANWHTGEKDAIPAVGGAMDLAIGAKQTWVMMDLLTKQGASKLVQACTYPLTGIGCVKRVYSDLATLECTPQGLKLVDTVEGLTREELETLVGLPIAA, encoded by the coding sequence ATGACCATGGCATATACACGTCGCACCAAGGACCAGCTCGCCGCGCGAGTGGCACAAGACATCTTCGACGGCGCCGTCGTCAACCTCGGCATCGGCCAGCCCACGCTCGTGGCCAACCACCTGCCGAAGGGCCGCGAGGTCATCCTGCAGAGCGAGAACGGCATCCTCGGCATGGGCCCCGCACCCGAGGCCGGCGAAGAAGACTACGACCTCATCAACGCCGGCAAGCAGCCCGTCACGCTGCTGCCGGGCGGCTCATTCTTTCACCATGCCGACAGCTTCGCGATGATGCGCGGCGGCCACCTCGACATCTGCGTGCTCGGCGCGTTCCAGGTGTCGGCCACCGGCGACCTCGCCAACTGGCACACGGGCGAGAAAGACGCCATTCCCGCCGTCGGCGGTGCGATGGACCTCGCCATCGGCGCCAAGCAGACGTGGGTCATGATGGATCTGCTCACCAAGCAGGGCGCGAGCAAGCTGGTGCAGGCATGCACCTATCCGCTCACCGGCATCGGCTGCGTCAAGCGCGTGTACTCCGACCTCGCCACGCTCGAATGCACACCGCAGGGCCTGAAGCTCGTCGACACCGTCGAGGGCCTCACCCGCGAAGAACTCGAGACGCTGGTCGGCCTGCCGATCGCCGCCTGA
- a CDS encoding Bug family tripartite tricarboxylate transporter substrate binding protein, whose protein sequence is MSFFRSSLSRRAIAAAALALTAGGLLPLTASAQQQAAAFPTKPVRIITPFPVGGGPDGVARLVADKLSRAWGQPVVVENRPGGNGFIAIDAFKRGAKDGHDIVVLDNVHLAAYPALFKKLPYDASKDFDALLPLFKTYFFFTVATNSKYKTVGDLIADAKANPGKLDYGSWSVGNPVHLGSELFESATGTQMEHIIYKETTQLYTSVATGELAFALGSSATAGPLQRANKLRFLAVAAPQRNAAFPDVPTVSESGGPKGFEVIGWNAIAVPKGLPASVTEKIKRDIEKGLAEPDVLEKFKSFGYEPFPTTRPQFDQFVATETKRFTDVIRKANVSLD, encoded by the coding sequence ATGTCCTTCTTCCGTTCGTCGCTCTCGCGTCGCGCCATTGCCGCGGCCGCGCTGGCCCTGACCGCCGGCGGCCTGTTGCCGCTGACCGCTTCGGCACAGCAACAAGCTGCGGCCTTCCCGACCAAGCCCGTGCGCATCATCACGCCGTTCCCGGTCGGCGGTGGTCCCGACGGCGTGGCCCGCCTCGTGGCCGACAAGCTCTCGCGCGCCTGGGGCCAGCCCGTGGTGGTCGAGAACCGCCCGGGCGGCAACGGCTTCATCGCGATCGACGCCTTCAAGCGCGGCGCCAAGGACGGCCACGACATCGTCGTGCTCGACAACGTGCACCTGGCCGCGTACCCGGCGCTGTTCAAGAAGCTGCCCTACGACGCATCGAAGGACTTCGACGCGCTGCTGCCGCTGTTCAAGACCTACTTCTTCTTCACCGTCGCCACCAACAGCAAGTACAAGACCGTGGGCGACCTCATCGCCGACGCCAAGGCCAACCCCGGCAAGCTCGACTACGGCTCGTGGTCGGTCGGCAACCCGGTGCACCTCGGCTCGGAGCTGTTCGAGTCGGCCACCGGCACGCAGATGGAGCACATCATCTACAAGGAAACCACGCAGCTGTACACCTCGGTCGCCACGGGCGAGCTGGCCTTTGCGTTGGGCAGCAGCGCCACCGCCGGCCCGCTGCAGCGCGCCAATAAGCTGCGCTTCCTGGCCGTGGCCGCGCCCCAGCGCAACGCCGCCTTCCCCGACGTGCCGACCGTGAGCGAATCGGGCGGCCCGAAGGGCTTCGAGGTGATCGGCTGGAACGCCATCGCCGTGCCGAAGGGCCTGCCCGCTTCGGTGACGGAGAAGATCAAGCGCGACATCGAAAAGGGCCTGGCCGAACCCGACGTGCTAGAGAAGTTCAAGAGCTTCGGCTACGAGCCGTTCCCGACCACGCGCCCGCAGTTCGACCAGTTCGTGGCGACGGAAACGAAGCGCTTCACCGACGTGATCCGCAAGGCGAACGTGTCGCTGGACTGA